In Caballeronia sp. Lep1P3, a single genomic region encodes these proteins:
- a CDS encoding FKBP-type peptidyl-prolyl cis-trans isomerase: protein MSTVTTDSGLKYEDVTVGEGAEAVAGKTVSVHYTGWLTDGQKFDSSKDRNDPFAFVLGGGMVIKGWDEGVQGMKVGGVRRLTIPPQLGYGARGAGGVIPPNATLVFEVELLDV from the coding sequence ATGTCGACAGTCACGACCGATTCCGGTCTCAAGTATGAAGACGTCACCGTTGGGGAAGGCGCGGAAGCCGTCGCGGGCAAGACCGTCAGCGTGCATTACACCGGCTGGCTGACCGACGGCCAGAAGTTCGATTCCAGCAAGGACCGCAACGACCCGTTCGCCTTCGTGCTGGGCGGCGGCATGGTCATCAAGGGCTGGGACGAAGGCGTGCAAGGCATGAAGGTCGGCGGCGTGCGGCGCCTGACCATTCCGCCGCAACTCGGCTACGGCGCGCGCGGCGCGGGCGGCGTCATTCCGCCGAACGCCACGCTCGTGTTCGAAGTGGAACTGCTCGACGTCTGA
- the purF gene encoding amidophosphoribosyltransferase: MCGIVGVVSQSPVNQLIYDSLLLLQHRGQDAAGIATANGNNFHMHKANGMVRDVFRTRNMRSLPGNVGIGQVRYPTAGSASSEEEAQPFYVNAPFGIILAHNGNLTNWMQLKDEMFRIDRRHINTASDTEVLLNVFAHELQLASSGLQLDAAALWKAVAGVHRRVKGSYAIVSLIAGYGLIAFRDPFGIRPLVLGKLETATGVEWMVASESVAIEGIGFEFVRDVEPGEAIFIDAEGNLHNHQCAEKPALNPCIFELVYLARPDSCLDGVPVYNARLRMGDYLAEKIKRVLPDVDIDVVMPIPDSSRPAAMQVAAKLGVEYREGFFKNRYVGRTFIMPGQAVRKKSVRQKLNAMGIEFKGKNVLIVDDSIVRGTTSHEIVQMARDAGANKVIFASAAPPVKFPNVYGIDMPTRGELVAHGRSDEEVARMIGADYLVYQDVEDLKSAIRDINPALKEFEASCFDGNYITGDITTDYLDRIETARLAPQAQSDRDIASEALEGGPVRSQLHLQLSVE; the protein is encoded by the coding sequence ATGTGCGGCATCGTAGGTGTAGTTTCCCAAAGCCCCGTCAACCAGCTCATCTATGACAGCCTGCTGCTGCTGCAGCATCGCGGTCAGGACGCAGCGGGCATCGCCACGGCGAACGGCAACAACTTCCACATGCACAAGGCGAACGGCATGGTGCGCGACGTCTTTCGCACGCGCAACATGCGCAGCTTGCCGGGCAACGTCGGTATCGGCCAGGTTCGCTATCCGACGGCCGGTTCCGCGTCGAGCGAGGAAGAAGCGCAGCCGTTCTACGTCAACGCGCCGTTCGGCATCATCCTCGCGCACAACGGCAATCTGACGAACTGGATGCAGTTGAAGGACGAGATGTTCCGCATCGATCGCCGGCACATCAACACCGCATCCGACACCGAAGTGCTGCTCAACGTGTTCGCGCACGAACTGCAGCTCGCGAGTTCGGGCCTTCAGCTCGACGCCGCCGCGCTGTGGAAGGCGGTCGCGGGCGTGCATCGCCGCGTGAAGGGTTCGTATGCGATCGTCTCGCTGATCGCCGGCTACGGTCTCATCGCGTTCCGCGATCCGTTCGGCATTCGCCCGCTCGTGCTCGGCAAGCTGGAAACGGCAACGGGCGTCGAATGGATGGTGGCGTCGGAATCCGTGGCGATCGAAGGCATCGGCTTCGAGTTCGTGCGCGATGTCGAACCGGGCGAAGCCATTTTCATCGACGCGGAAGGCAATCTGCACAACCATCAATGCGCGGAGAAGCCGGCGTTGAACCCGTGCATCTTCGAACTCGTGTATCTCGCGCGTCCGGATTCGTGTCTCGACGGCGTGCCGGTCTACAACGCGCGTCTGCGCATGGGCGACTACCTCGCCGAAAAGATCAAGCGCGTGCTGCCGGACGTGGATATCGACGTGGTCATGCCCATTCCCGATTCCTCGCGTCCCGCCGCGATGCAGGTCGCCGCGAAGCTGGGCGTCGAATATCGCGAAGGCTTCTTCAAGAACCGCTACGTGGGCCGCACGTTCATCATGCCGGGCCAGGCGGTGCGCAAGAAGTCCGTGCGCCAGAAGCTGAACGCAATGGGCATCGAGTTCAAGGGCAAGAACGTGCTGATCGTCGACGATTCCATCGTGCGCGGCACGACTTCGCATGAAATCGTGCAGATGGCGCGCGATGCTGGCGCGAACAAGGTGATCTTCGCGTCCGCCGCGCCGCCGGTGAAGTTCCCGAACGTGTACGGAATCGACATGCCGACGCGCGGCGAACTCGTCGCGCATGGCCGCAGCGATGAAGAAGTCGCGCGCATGATCGGCGCCGATTATCTCGTCTATCAGGACGTGGAAGACCTGAAGAGCGCGATTCGCGACATCAATCCGGCGTTGAAGGAATTCGAGGCATCGTGCTTCGACGGCAACTACATCACCGGCGACATCACGACCGACTACCTCGATCGCATCGAAACCGCGCGCCTCGCGCCGCAAGCGCAGTCCGACCGCGATATCGCGAGCGAAGCGCTCGAAGGCGGCCCCGTGCGTTCGCAATTGCACCTGCAGTTGTCGGTGGAATAA
- the accD gene encoding acetyl-CoA carboxylase, carboxyltransferase subunit beta produces the protein MSWLDKLLPPKIKQTDPKSRKGIPEGLWVKCPACEAVLYRNDVEANLHVCPKCSHHMRIGARERLDRLLDPEGRYEIGQEVVPVDALKFKDSRKYPDRLKEAMEDTDETDAMVVMGGAIHTLPCVVACFEFSFMGGSMGSVVGERFVRGARNAIEQNVPFICFTASGGARMQESLLSLMQMAKTTALLTKLADAKLPFISVLTDPTMGGVSASFAFLGDVVIAEPKALIGFAGPRVIEQTVREKLPEGFQRAEFLLQKGAVDMIVDRRKMREELAQLMALMTRQPADSVA, from the coding sequence ATGAGCTGGCTCGACAAACTGTTGCCGCCCAAGATCAAGCAAACCGATCCCAAAAGCCGCAAGGGAATCCCCGAAGGGCTGTGGGTGAAGTGTCCGGCGTGCGAGGCGGTGCTGTACCGCAACGACGTCGAGGCGAACCTGCACGTTTGCCCGAAGTGCAGCCACCATATGCGCATCGGCGCGCGCGAGCGGCTCGATCGCCTGCTCGATCCGGAAGGCCGCTATGAGATCGGCCAGGAAGTCGTGCCGGTCGACGCGCTGAAGTTCAAGGACAGCCGCAAATATCCGGATCGCCTGAAAGAGGCGATGGAAGACACCGACGAAACCGACGCGATGGTCGTCATGGGCGGCGCAATCCACACGCTGCCGTGCGTGGTCGCCTGTTTCGAGTTCTCGTTCATGGGCGGCTCGATGGGCTCGGTCGTCGGCGAACGCTTCGTGCGCGGCGCACGCAATGCGATCGAGCAGAACGTGCCGTTCATCTGCTTCACGGCTTCGGGCGGCGCGCGCATGCAGGAAAGCCTGCTCTCGCTCATGCAGATGGCGAAAACCACGGCGCTCCTCACCAAGCTCGCCGACGCGAAGCTGCCGTTCATTTCCGTGCTGACCGATCCGACGATGGGCGGCGTATCCGCGAGCTTCGCGTTCTTGGGCGATGTCGTGATCGCGGAACCCAAGGCGCTGATCGGCTTCGCGGGGCCGCGCGTGATCGAGCAGACGGTGCGCGAAAAGCTGCCGGAAGGTTTTCAGCGCGCGGAATTCCTGCTGCAGAAGGGCGCGGTCGACATGATCGTCGATCGCCGCAAGATGCGCGAGGAACTGGCTCAATTGATGGCATTGATGACGCGGCAGCCGGCCGATTCGGTCGCTTGA
- a CDS encoding glycosyl hydrolase has translation MASFVGMLLCGSSLVDARTAGSEHSNNPKMQCGSRSPGVFYGVAGHIEHRGAYRSSDYDLQISQLRDLGVTIYAQDVSNEESAHMVADFARQAAKQCIGVLALVTPFEPQKRANEEETYERGYALGKTAGTVLKGLVTYYQVGNEYDNWTILGSDRSGEHPSDYDNAMFMKARGSILGLIKGIRGANPDAKILLTSFSWLHYGFTDMLAAGTQPDGSKGHPIPKWDITAWHWYSNMGSITAAGGQKVDVLKRLRDSYGKPIWITEYGVRPNHADPGGYLVSKDALGGFVSMAKTYDIQNVTLYELYDDQRFGGDGNYGVIHDDGRTHKARFDVVRDFIKANPMP, from the coding sequence GTGGCATCGTTTGTCGGCATGCTGCTTTGCGGCTCCAGTCTGGTTGATGCGCGAACCGCCGGTTCTGAGCATTCGAACAACCCGAAGATGCAATGCGGCAGCCGCTCGCCAGGGGTCTTCTACGGCGTGGCAGGACACATCGAACATCGCGGAGCGTATCGGTCGAGCGACTACGACTTGCAGATTTCACAGCTCCGCGATCTCGGCGTCACGATCTACGCGCAAGATGTTTCGAACGAGGAAAGCGCGCACATGGTCGCCGATTTCGCGCGACAGGCCGCGAAGCAATGCATCGGCGTACTCGCGCTCGTGACGCCTTTCGAGCCGCAAAAGCGCGCGAACGAAGAGGAAACGTATGAACGCGGCTACGCGCTCGGCAAGACGGCGGGCACCGTGCTCAAGGGACTCGTGACGTACTATCAGGTCGGCAATGAGTACGACAACTGGACGATTCTCGGCTCGGACCGCAGCGGCGAACATCCATCGGATTACGACAACGCGATGTTCATGAAAGCGCGCGGGTCGATTCTCGGACTCATCAAGGGCATCCGCGGCGCGAACCCCGACGCGAAGATCCTGCTCACGTCGTTCAGCTGGCTGCATTACGGCTTCACGGACATGCTCGCCGCAGGCACGCAGCCGGACGGCAGCAAGGGCCACCCTATCCCGAAGTGGGACATCACCGCATGGCATTGGTACTCGAACATGGGATCGATTACGGCGGCGGGCGGTCAGAAGGTCGACGTGCTGAAGCGTCTGCGCGACAGCTATGGCAAGCCCATCTGGATCACGGAATACGGCGTGCGCCCGAATCATGCGGACCCTGGCGGCTATCTCGTCAGCAAGGATGCACTTGGGGGCTTCGTGTCGATGGCCAAGACCTACGACATTCAAAACGTCACGTTGTACGAGCTGTACGACGATCAGCGCTTCGGAGGCGACGGCAATTACGGCGTGATTCATGACGACGGCCGCACGCACAAGGCGCGCTTCGACGTCGTGCGCGATTTCATCAAGGCGAACCCGATGCCCTGA
- a CDS encoding polysaccharide biosynthesis tyrosine autokinase, with amino-acid sequence MIKLLRDHIGILLMFIGAAAALATAYAFLAEPIYSSDVVIRVDPPDPNALGIAPQSQMQTQEPQLSAMQLAPAEISVMKSRSVLEPVVNQFHFDIRVKPHTMPVIGWIADMFAKRGHLAPAWFGMNSYAWGGEDLHISRLDVPPSLEDAKLDFTLLDNNQYELQDPDGNVVVRGKIGQPASAHGVTMLVDGVVGRPGVHFAVTRYNTLDAIDLLLKSIKVAESTKDTGIVEISYNGDDPDETAAVANALGQAYLAAAVASRQANDTKTLEFIRSELPRLESDLKQAEGRLSAFRSKSQSVQPINEAQAYLQGSITSMQQLAMLQLQRTQALQRFTPDSPQVRNLDQQISQYEQTNKQIQSRFDSMPASERQSAELTRDARVAETVYLGMMNKAEELSVRRASTTGGAHIVDDALRPHRPVKPNKPLVIVAGTALGFFVGTFFIFLRRHAMIGVTDPMFVERRLSVPVLGEVLFSRQQQMLDHEIAVSPVDHALGYSGAASATNAPPKALPHYKQAVHDGITMPNIGELDHDARLLATRYPHDPAVEALRAVRTELYRDLVNAPNNIVMLTGPIPSAGKSFVAANLAVLLAEIGLRVLLIDGDLRRGHIAAFFKQSNPGGLSEVLKGEMGVADAIRHVGVPGLSFLSCGSYPDNPSELLMMPGFRDMLARMSEQFDLVMIDTPPFLAVTDAAIVASDAGSTVLVLRSGIQSEEEIEETVKKVHRAGGRLVGSVFNAIPKRRSNRRSYGYAAAYTSTFKPVN; translated from the coding sequence ATGATCAAGCTGCTGCGCGATCACATCGGCATCCTGCTGATGTTCATCGGCGCGGCAGCCGCACTCGCTACCGCTTACGCGTTCCTCGCGGAGCCCATCTATTCGTCGGATGTCGTCATCCGCGTGGATCCGCCGGACCCGAACGCGCTCGGCATCGCGCCGCAAAGTCAGATGCAGACGCAGGAGCCGCAACTGTCGGCCATGCAGCTCGCGCCCGCGGAAATCTCGGTCATGAAGAGCCGCTCGGTGCTGGAACCGGTTGTCAACCAGTTCCACTTCGACATCCGCGTCAAGCCGCACACGATGCCGGTGATCGGCTGGATCGCGGACATGTTCGCGAAGCGCGGCCATCTCGCGCCCGCGTGGTTCGGCATGAACTCGTATGCGTGGGGCGGCGAGGATCTTCACATCAGCCGGCTCGACGTGCCGCCCTCACTCGAAGACGCGAAGCTCGACTTCACGCTGCTCGACAATAACCAGTACGAGCTTCAGGACCCCGATGGCAACGTGGTCGTGCGCGGCAAGATCGGCCAGCCCGCGTCGGCGCATGGCGTGACCATGCTCGTCGATGGCGTCGTCGGCCGTCCGGGTGTTCACTTCGCCGTGACGCGCTACAACACGCTCGATGCAATCGACCTGCTGCTCAAGTCGATCAAGGTGGCCGAGTCCACGAAGGACACGGGCATCGTGGAAATCTCGTATAACGGCGACGATCCCGATGAAACGGCCGCGGTCGCCAACGCGCTCGGTCAGGCTTATCTCGCCGCCGCAGTCGCGAGCCGTCAGGCCAACGACACGAAGACGCTCGAATTCATCCGTTCGGAATTGCCGCGCCTCGAAAGCGATCTCAAGCAGGCCGAAGGCCGCTTGAGCGCGTTCCGTTCGAAGTCGCAGTCGGTTCAGCCGATCAACGAAGCGCAGGCGTATCTGCAAGGCAGCATCACGTCGATGCAGCAACTCGCGATGCTGCAACTGCAGCGCACGCAGGCATTGCAGCGCTTCACGCCCGACAGCCCGCAAGTGCGCAATCTCGATCAGCAGATCTCGCAATACGAGCAGACGAACAAGCAGATTCAGTCGCGCTTCGACAGCATGCCCGCTTCCGAGCGTCAAAGCGCCGAGCTCACTCGCGATGCGCGCGTGGCCGAAACCGTCTATCTCGGCATGATGAACAAGGCCGAAGAGCTTTCGGTGCGCCGCGCAAGCACGACCGGCGGCGCGCATATCGTCGATGACGCGCTGCGCCCGCATCGCCCGGTGAAGCCGAACAAGCCGCTCGTGATCGTCGCGGGCACGGCGCTCGGCTTCTTCGTCGGCACGTTCTTCATCTTCCTGCGTCGCCACGCGATGATCGGCGTCACCGATCCGATGTTCGTCGAACGTCGCCTCTCGGTGCCGGTGCTCGGCGAAGTGCTGTTCAGCCGTCAGCAGCAGATGCTGGATCACGAGATCGCCGTCTCTCCGGTCGATCACGCGCTCGGTTACTCGGGCGCCGCGTCCGCGACGAACGCGCCGCCCAAGGCATTGCCGCATTACAAGCAGGCCGTGCACGACGGCATCACGATGCCGAACATCGGCGAACTGGATCACGACGCGCGCCTGCTCGCGACGCGCTATCCGCACGATCCGGCCGTCGAAGCGCTGCGCGCGGTGCGCACCGAGCTGTATCGCGATCTCGTGAATGCGCCGAACAACATCGTCATGCTGACCGGCCCGATTCCCTCGGCGGGCAAGAGCTTCGTCGCGGCGAACCTCGCCGTGCTGCTCGCGGAAATCGGCCTGCGCGTGCTGCTGATCGATGGCGACTTGCGTCGCGGACACATCGCAGCGTTCTTCAAGCAGTCGAATCCGGGCGGTCTGTCGGAAGTATTGAAGGGCGAGATGGGCGTAGCCGATGCGATCCGCCATGTCGGCGTGCCGGGCCTTTCGTTCCTGTCGTGCGGCAGCTATCCCGACAATCCTTCCGAACTGCTGATGATGCCGGGCTTCCGCGACATGCTCGCACGCATGAGCGAGCAGTTCGATCTGGTGATGATCGATACGCCGCCGTTCCTCGCCGTGACCGATGCCGCGATCGTCGCGAGCGATGCCGGCTCGACCGTTCTCGTGCTGCGTTCGGGCATCCAGAGCGAGGAGGAGATCGAGGAGACGGTGAAGAAGGTGCATCGCGCGGGCGGGCGTCTCGTCGGCTCGGTGTTCAACGCCATTCCGAAGCGCCGCAGCAACCGACGCAGCTACGGTTATGCGGCGGCCTACACGAGCACGTTCAAGCCGGTGAATTGA
- a CDS encoding AraC family transcriptional regulator: protein MSAPLHRPTVSLRRYEAVQAWDEHDFHQIVLGFDGAMGMAVDGSESHIDRHRAWIIPAGARHEYWAEGVNRQLVLDLPASSVAVPARFFDRARTVELDPHLTQLVASVALHAHTDDTALPARFAWQAATHLCGALMADAGASPGADLRGLDFARIDRWLRAHLSEPLRVADLAAHCGFGMRRFHQLFNEAFGETPHRYLHRLRLDAALTLLADPRASLSDIALDIGFADQSAFTHAFSKRFGMAPGQWRNSGLTRGQ from the coding sequence ATGAGCGCGCCGCTTCATCGCCCGACCGTTTCGCTGCGCCGCTATGAAGCGGTGCAGGCGTGGGACGAGCACGACTTTCATCAGATCGTGCTCGGCTTCGATGGCGCGATGGGCATGGCGGTCGATGGCAGCGAGTCGCACATCGACCGCCATCGCGCGTGGATCATTCCCGCGGGCGCGCGTCACGAGTACTGGGCGGAAGGCGTGAACCGCCAACTCGTGCTCGATCTTCCCGCTTCGTCGGTCGCGGTGCCGGCGCGCTTTTTCGATCGCGCACGCACCGTCGAACTCGATCCGCATCTCACGCAACTCGTCGCAAGCGTCGCATTGCACGCGCATACCGACGATACCGCCCTGCCCGCCCGCTTCGCGTGGCAAGCGGCCACGCATCTATGCGGCGCGCTGATGGCCGATGCCGGCGCGTCGCCCGGCGCGGACCTGCGCGGCCTCGACTTCGCGCGCATCGACCGATGGCTGCGCGCGCATCTTTCGGAGCCGCTGCGCGTGGCCGATCTCGCCGCGCATTGCGGCTTCGGCATGCGGCGCTTTCATCAATTATTCAACGAAGCGTTCGGCGAGACGCCGCATCGCTATCTGCATCGCTTGCGGCTCGATGCGGCGCTCACGCTGCTCGCCGATCCGCGCGCTTCGCTCTCCGACATCGCGCTCGATATCGGCTTCGCGGATCAAAGCGCGTTCACGCATGCGTTCTCGAAGCGCTTCGGCATGGCGCCGGGGCAATGGCGCAACAGCGGGCTGACGCGCGGGCAATAG
- the folC gene encoding bifunctional tetrahydrofolate synthase/dihydrofolate synthase: protein MTTFPTLDAWLAHLEAAHPVGIDMGLARIGRVKEALGLTFDCPVITVGGTNGKGSTCAILESIMLRAGYRVGCHTSPHLLAFNERARIDGADASDADLLEHFEAVEKARASLSDPATLTYFEFTTLAILHLFASRGLDAVILEVGLGGRLDAVNIVDTDCAVVTSIDIDHTDYLGDTREKIGFEKAGIFRAGKPAVCGDPSPPQSLIDHAEAVGADLWLVGRDFRYEAQPGNERQQWSYIGRTQRRAALAYPALRGANQLINTSAALAALEALRDRLPVSAQDIRLGLANVELPGRFQVLPGKPQLILDVAHNPHAAAVLAQNLGNMGFFPYTYAVFGAMGDKDIEGIVQQLKGEIDHWNVTALPTPRAATAQRLDAALREAGVNDGPDSSVAQFETPADAFRDALSRASENDRIVVFGSFYTVAGVMAYRKSQHH, encoded by the coding sequence ATGACCACATTTCCCACTCTCGACGCGTGGCTCGCCCATCTGGAAGCGGCGCATCCGGTCGGCATCGACATGGGCCTCGCGCGCATCGGACGCGTGAAGGAAGCGCTCGGCCTCACGTTCGACTGTCCCGTCATCACGGTCGGCGGCACGAACGGCAAAGGCTCGACGTGCGCGATCCTCGAAAGCATCATGCTGCGCGCGGGTTATCGGGTCGGCTGCCATACGTCGCCGCATCTGCTCGCGTTCAACGAGCGCGCGCGCATCGACGGCGCGGACGCCAGCGATGCCGACCTGCTCGAACACTTCGAGGCCGTCGAAAAGGCGCGTGCGAGCCTGTCCGATCCGGCAACGCTCACATATTTCGAATTCACGACGCTCGCGATCCTGCATCTGTTCGCGTCGCGCGGACTCGACGCCGTGATCCTGGAAGTCGGGCTCGGCGGGCGGCTCGATGCCGTCAATATCGTCGATACGGACTGCGCCGTGGTGACGAGCATCGACATCGATCACACGGATTATCTGGGCGACACGCGCGAGAAGATCGGTTTCGAGAAAGCGGGCATTTTCCGCGCGGGCAAGCCTGCCGTCTGCGGCGATCCTTCGCCGCCGCAAAGCCTGATCGATCACGCCGAAGCCGTCGGCGCGGATCTGTGGCTCGTCGGACGCGATTTCCGCTACGAAGCGCAGCCGGGTAACGAGCGGCAGCAGTGGAGCTACATCGGCCGGACTCAGCGGCGCGCGGCGCTCGCTTATCCGGCGCTGCGCGGCGCGAACCAGCTCATCAACACGTCGGCGGCACTGGCGGCGCTCGAGGCGCTGCGCGACCGGCTGCCGGTCTCCGCGCAGGACATCCGGCTCGGGCTTGCGAACGTGGAACTGCCGGGGCGCTTCCAGGTGTTGCCCGGCAAACCGCAGCTCATTCTCGATGTCGCGCATAACCCGCACGCGGCTGCGGTTCTCGCGCAAAACCTCGGCAACATGGGCTTTTTCCCCTACACCTACGCGGTTTTCGGCGCGATGGGCGACAAGGATATCGAAGGCATCGTGCAGCAACTGAAGGGCGAGATCGATCACTGGAACGTCACCGCGCTGCCGACGCCGCGCGCGGCCACGGCGCAACGGCTCGATGCGGCGCTTCGAGAAGCCGGCGTCAACGACGGACCCGACAGCAGCGTTGCACAGTTCGAGACGCCCGCCGACGCATTTCGAGACGCGTTAAGCCGTGCTTCCGAAAATGATAGAATAGTGGTCTTCGGTAGTTTCTATACGGTGGCTGGCGTCATGGCCTACCGGAAATCGCAGCATCACTGA
- a CDS encoding SPOR domain-containing protein has protein sequence MGLFSFGKKDDARVANDAYSDSSRGARHTVRTERRTRRTERTDADAMMLDPTLPEKQRARRRLVGAIALVLAAVIVLPMVLDSRPKPVTDDISIDIPNRTAPAAKASREANDADTQAGVAHEKPAAATTTASEPANVAAGVTQPQAQKEAPAKPDAKPASQPAAVPKQAAKQAAKPQPAEPAPETNSSANTTSSANTPASPAGSRFVLQIGTFDDETAAQNWVAKLKAAGVPAYLEHRQQSDGSSRALLRAGPFPDRASASAALVKVRQAGLAGGKRPASN, from the coding sequence ATGGGACTTTTCTCGTTCGGCAAGAAAGACGACGCCCGCGTCGCGAACGACGCGTACTCCGATTCCTCGCGGGGCGCGCGTCATACCGTGCGCACGGAACGCCGCACGCGCAGAACGGAGCGCACCGACGCCGACGCGATGATGCTCGATCCCACGCTGCCCGAGAAGCAGCGCGCGCGGCGGCGGCTCGTCGGCGCGATCGCGCTGGTGCTCGCCGCGGTCATCGTTTTGCCGATGGTGCTGGATTCACGCCCGAAGCCCGTCACCGACGACATTTCCATCGACATCCCCAATCGCACCGCGCCCGCTGCCAAGGCGTCGCGCGAGGCGAACGACGCCGACACGCAAGCGGGCGTCGCGCATGAAAAGCCGGCTGCGGCGACAACGACGGCTTCCGAGCCGGCCAACGTCGCGGCGGGTGTGACTCAGCCGCAGGCGCAGAAAGAAGCGCCCGCAAAGCCCGACGCAAAGCCTGCAAGCCAGCCGGCAGCCGTCCCGAAGCAAGCGGCGAAACAAGCGGCGAAGCCGCAACCCGCCGAGCCCGCACCGGAAACGAATAGCAGCGCGAACACGACATCGAGCGCGAACACGCCGGCGTCCCCGGCGGGCAGCCGCTTCGTGCTGCAAATCGGCACGTTCGACGACGAAACCGCCGCGCAGAACTGGGTCGCCAAGTTGAAAGCGGCGGGCGTGCCCGCGTATCTCGAACATCGCCAGCAGTCCGACGGCTCGTCGCGCGCGCTGCTGCGCGCAGGGCCGTTCCCCGATCGCGCGTCGGCGTCCGCCGCGCTCGTGAAGGTGCGCCAGGCAGGGCTCGCTGGCGGCAAGCGGCCGGCGTCGAACTAA
- a CDS encoding CvpA family protein: MFTSFDYAVMAVIGLSALRGMWRGLLAEAFGLVGWIAAILIAGRFVSVVVPYIPATWPGGALTQWLVAFLLVVGAVLLLSSVLSALLTRITEVTGLRGVDRSLGLLFGLVRGAILVVILVALAGLTELPQKDFWRNALLRPMAEQGVRELRPLLPDTLAAYVHVAPEPGDTARNAAQ; the protein is encoded by the coding sequence ATGTTCACGAGCTTCGACTACGCCGTCATGGCCGTCATCGGCTTGTCCGCATTGCGCGGCATGTGGCGCGGACTGCTCGCGGAGGCGTTCGGACTCGTTGGCTGGATCGCGGCCATTCTGATTGCGGGCCGCTTCGTGAGCGTCGTCGTGCCCTACATTCCGGCGACGTGGCCGGGCGGCGCGTTGACGCAATGGCTCGTCGCGTTTTTGCTGGTGGTCGGCGCGGTGCTGCTGCTGTCGAGCGTGCTGTCCGCGCTGCTCACGCGCATCACGGAAGTCACTGGCCTGCGCGGTGTCGACCGGTCGCTCGGCCTGCTTTTCGGCCTCGTCAGAGGCGCAATACTGGTGGTGATCCTGGTCGCCCTCGCTGGCCTGACCGAACTGCCGCAGAAGGATTTTTGGCGCAACGCTCTGCTGAGGCCGATGGCCGAACAGGGCGTGCGCGAATTGAGACCGCTGCTCCCCGATACGCTCGCCGCGTATGTGCACGTCGCACCCGAACCAGGCGACACGGCGCGAAACGCCGCACAATAG
- a CDS encoding glycosyltransferase, whose amino-acid sequence MLKRFMLALISSGNVETLHIFVPKANAALFRYVSELARHHAKVRTIGLSYTAESIRGNPFALLRVIRSTAATLRTLRLSKLLIAQGTIASGIAGLFAARYARVPTLSYLPLVDDASAGASLTDKLKWLVKRVLYRMPDEFVTLNEHLRDKLGTLAPHARTMILENYVDDRFSRSTLTKPAARAALGLPDDGTTIVTHVGRINFRQKRQDFLMEAIQRHADAFRRTLVLIVGEGPDAARLAAMVDANPTLSACVRLVGPQNDVLPYIVASDALVLPSAYEGVPLVMIEAVLAERPIVVSRVSGLDSYLPNALLFPAGDHDAFVERIFAARDVPMTGLASDYRRRFSREAFDAQAQNVMMPAVPCRGAFDPASPQHSDVPG is encoded by the coding sequence ATGCTCAAGCGTTTCATGCTCGCGCTCATTTCGAGCGGGAACGTGGAGACGCTGCACATCTTCGTCCCCAAGGCGAACGCGGCACTATTCCGTTACGTGAGCGAACTGGCTCGCCATCACGCGAAGGTGCGCACCATCGGTCTCTCTTATACGGCCGAATCGATACGCGGCAATCCGTTCGCGCTGCTGCGCGTGATCCGCTCGACGGCGGCCACGCTGCGCACGCTGCGCCTGTCGAAACTGCTGATCGCGCAGGGCACGATTGCATCGGGAATCGCCGGTCTCTTCGCCGCGCGCTATGCACGCGTGCCGACGCTCAGCTACTTGCCGCTCGTGGACGACGCGTCCGCCGGCGCGAGCCTCACCGACAAGCTGAAATGGCTCGTCAAGCGCGTGCTTTATCGCATGCCCGACGAGTTCGTGACGCTCAACGAACATCTGCGCGACAAGCTCGGCACGCTCGCGCCGCATGCGCGCACGATGATTCTCGAAAACTACGTGGACGACCGCTTCAGCCGTTCGACGCTCACCAAGCCGGCGGCGCGCGCCGCGCTCGGCTTGCCCGATGACGGCACGACGATCGTCACGCACGTGGGCCGGATCAACTTCAGGCAGAAGCGGCAAGACTTCCTGATGGAAGCCATACAGCGTCACGCCGATGCGTTCAGGCGCACGCTCGTGCTGATCGTCGGCGAAGGCCCGGACGCGGCGCGCCTTGCCGCGATGGTCGACGCAAACCCGACGCTTTCCGCATGCGTGCGGCTCGTCGGGCCGCAGAACGACGTGCTTCCGTATATCGTCGCAAGCGATGCGCTCGTGCTGCCATCAGCCTATGAAGGCGTGCCGCTCGTCATGATCGAAGCGGTGCTCGCGGAACGGCCCATCGTCGTGTCGCGCGTATCGGGGCTGGATTCGTATCTGCCGAACGCGCTGCTCTTTCCCGCCGGCGATCACGACGCGTTCGTCGAACGCATCTTCGCCGCGCGCGACGTTCCCATGACCGGACTCGCGAGCGACTACCGCCGCCGGTTCTCGCGCGAAGCATTCGACGCGCAGGCACAAAACGTGATGATGCCCGCTGTTCCGTGCCGTGGCGCGTTCGACCCGGCATCGCCGCAACACTCGGATGTACCCGGCTAA